The following proteins are co-located in the Gloeocapsa sp. PCC 7428 genome:
- a CDS encoding TetR/AcrR family transcriptional regulator, producing MAKKSSHTPPPTPISREKVLHAAMRLADEEGVESLSMRKLAQKLGVKAMSLYNHVTNKDDILCGIVDIVVSEIEVPSLETDWKTAMRRRAISAHEVLLRHPWATMALMSQMNTGSAMLRYVDATLGCLHKAGFSFEMADRAWNAIDSHIYGFTLQELNFPLAATEYAEVAKNFVSFIPADQYPYLNQLTHHVIEGRYDGIHDFEFGLELILNGLDQFREQV from the coding sequence ATGGCTAAAAAAAGTTCTCATACACCTCCCCCAACCCCAATAAGTCGGGAAAAAGTGCTGCACGCGGCTATGCGCCTAGCTGACGAGGAAGGCGTTGAATCACTCTCTATGCGGAAGCTGGCTCAGAAATTGGGCGTCAAGGCGATGTCACTGTATAATCACGTGACCAATAAGGACGATATCTTATGTGGCATCGTTGATATTGTAGTGAGCGAAATTGAAGTGCCTAGCCTTGAAACTGACTGGAAAACAGCAATGCGGCGACGGGCGATCTCGGCTCACGAAGTGCTGTTGCGTCATCCTTGGGCAACGATGGCGTTAATGTCACAGATGAATACAGGTTCAGCAATGTTGCGCTATGTAGATGCGACGTTGGGTTGTCTACACAAAGCAGGCTTTTCGTTTGAGATGGCAGATCGAGCGTGGAATGCGATCGATAGCCATATTTATGGATTTACGCTTCAGGAATTGAACTTTCCCCTCGCAGCGACAGAGTATGCAGAGGTCGCGAAAAACTTCGTTTCATTCATCCCTGCGGATCAGTACCCTTACCTCAATCAGCTTACACATCACGTCATTGAAGGTCGTTATGACGGTATTCATGACTTCGAGTTCGGACTTGAATTGATCCTCAATGGTCTGGATCAGTTTCGAGAACAGGTTTAA
- a CDS encoding ABC transporter ATP-binding protein, which yields MTRISLETYTTQAGDRSKQPKLEVSHLSKSFPSQGKSFAVLQNINFQLYASEFVCVVGASGCGKSTLINIIAGLMQPTLGEVKVDGEIVLGPGPDRGMVFQNYTLYPWLTVAGNIGFGSRLRSLPPKQRNERIAYFLDVVGLTRFAKAYPKQLSGGMKQRVAIARALANEPDVLLMDEPFGALDAQTKEQMQQFLLDLWQQTRTTIWMITHDVEEAVFLSQRVFVMSAHPGEIKQEIVVNLPQNRDVEMKLTSEFTTIKREVMHCLRNC from the coding sequence ATGACTCGAATTTCGCTAGAAACTTATACAACACAAGCTGGCGATCGCAGCAAACAACCAAAGTTAGAAGTTAGTCATTTAAGCAAAAGTTTTCCAAGTCAAGGTAAATCGTTCGCAGTTTTACAAAACATTAATTTTCAGTTATACGCAAGCGAGTTTGTTTGTGTTGTCGGGGCTTCTGGTTGCGGTAAATCAACGTTAATTAATATTATTGCCGGATTAATGCAACCGACGTTAGGCGAAGTCAAAGTTGATGGTGAAATTGTGCTTGGTCCAGGACCCGATCGCGGTATGGTATTTCAAAATTACACTTTGTACCCTTGGCTAACTGTCGCTGGTAATATCGGCTTTGGTTCGCGACTGCGATCGCTTCCTCCAAAACAACGCAACGAACGCATCGCTTACTTTTTAGACGTTGTGGGATTAACTCGATTTGCCAAAGCGTATCCTAAGCAATTATCAGGGGGAATGAAACAACGAGTGGCCATCGCGCGTGCTTTAGCGAATGAACCTGATGTATTATTAATGGATGAACCTTTTGGTGCATTAGATGCTCAAACCAAAGAGCAAATGCAGCAATTTTTACTCGATTTGTGGCAACAAACGCGTACGACAATTTGGATGATTACGCACGATGTTGAAGAAGCTGTCTTTTTATCGCAGCGTGTTTTTGTGATGAGTGCGCATCCAGGAGAAATCAAACAAGAAATCGTTGTCAATTTACCGCAAAATCGCGATGTTGAAATGAAGTTAACTTCGGAATTCACCACAATCAAACGCGAAGTAATGCACTGTTTGCGCAATTGTTAA
- a CDS encoding NAD(P)-dependent alcohol dehydrogenase yields the protein MKTSSTPIPVPGDNKNDKMKAIVQTKYGSPEVLSLQEVDKPVVPDNGVLVRVHAASVNAGDWHLMRGTPFFMRLMFGGFLKPKIKIIGFDIAGQVEAVGKDVTQFKPGDEVFGDLSECGFGAFAEYVCATETALVLKPSATPFEAAATVPGAALTALQGLRDVGEIQSGQKVLIAGASGGVGSFAVQIAKALGAEVTAVCSTKKMNMVRSLGADLVIDYTQTDVTQNEQRYDLIFDAAAYRSVFDYLPILTPEGTYVMVGGSIARFFQVMLLGSGISRISRRKVKCLAVKPNQKDLVTLRELMVAGKIVPFIDRYYDLSEVPAAIRHLEHRQVMGKVAIRV from the coding sequence ATGAAAACATCGAGTACCCCCATCCCCGTACCAGGGGACAACAAAAATGACAAAATGAAAGCGATCGTCCAAACCAAATACGGTTCACCAGAGGTGTTGAGTCTGCAAGAAGTTGACAAGCCGGTTGTGCCAGACAATGGCGTACTGGTGCGGGTTCATGCTGCGTCTGTCAATGCTGGCGACTGGCATCTGATGCGAGGAACTCCATTCTTCATGCGCTTGATGTTTGGGGGATTCCTCAAGCCAAAAATCAAGATCATCGGTTTTGATATAGCAGGACAAGTTGAAGCCGTTGGTAAAGATGTCACGCAGTTTAAGCCTGGTGATGAAGTCTTTGGAGACTTGTCTGAGTGTGGTTTCGGTGCATTCGCCGAGTACGTTTGTGCAACAGAAACTGCATTAGTGCTAAAGCCGAGTGCCACGCCATTTGAAGCAGCTGCAACTGTTCCTGGGGCAGCCCTTACCGCTTTGCAGGGTTTGCGAGATGTAGGTGAGATTCAGTCAGGGCAGAAGGTGTTAATTGCTGGTGCATCCGGCGGTGTGGGTTCTTTCGCAGTGCAGATTGCTAAGGCATTGGGCGCTGAGGTGACTGCTGTATGCAGCACAAAAAAAATGAATATGGTGCGATCGCTGGGTGCAGATCTCGTGATTGACTACACTCAAACAGATGTCACCCAAAATGAGCAGCGTTATGACCTAATATTTGATGCGGCAGCGTACCGTTCAGTTTTTGACTACTTGCCAATATTGACTCCTGAGGGAACCTACGTCATGGTTGGCGGATCTATCGCTCGATTTTTCCAAGTAATGCTTCTTGGATCTGGGATTTCGAGAATCAGCCGCCGCAAGGTAAAATGTCTAGCTGTAAAACCTAATCAAAAGGATCTCGTCACATTGAGAGAGTTGATGGTAGCAGGCAAGATCGTCCCCTTTATCGATCGATACTACGACTTGAGTGAAGTCCCTGCCGCAATTCGCCACCTTGAACACAGACAAGTGATGGGAAAAGTTGCTATTCGTGTTTGA
- a CDS encoding ABC transporter permease has translation MTQVFPHSRKRYLPPSTFWSLRQGFPQWLRLLLSAIALALPLLLWALISYSGLTTPVFLPTPTAVIDAGIRMFTEEDLHLDIIASSLRVAAGFLVAAFVGVPIGILMGTFYSMESLFSPIVGTVRYMPVVAFVPLIIIWVGLGEAAKVLIIFLGVVLYNAMMVADAVKFIPDEMLNVAYTLGSNRREVLFRVIIPATFPSVLDTLRVNISGAWNYLVIAELIASQNGLGHRIVQSQRFLQTDKVLFAIAIIGVIGLLIDYSLKLLSKALTPWADQTRS, from the coding sequence ATGACTCAAGTATTTCCTCACTCCCGCAAAAGGTATCTTCCACCTTCGACGTTTTGGAGTTTGCGTCAAGGATTTCCGCAATGGTTGCGTCTTTTGCTATCAGCGATCGCCTTAGCTTTACCATTATTATTATGGGCATTAATTAGTTACAGCGGATTAACAACTCCTGTCTTTCTGCCAACACCTACAGCGGTAATTGATGCCGGAATTCGGATGTTTACCGAAGAAGATTTACACTTAGATATTATTGCAAGTAGTTTGCGCGTTGCGGCGGGGTTTCTTGTGGCTGCGTTCGTCGGTGTACCTATTGGAATTTTAATGGGAACTTTTTATAGCATGGAAAGCTTATTTAGTCCAATTGTTGGTACAGTTCGTTATATGCCGGTTGTGGCATTTGTGCCTTTAATTATTATTTGGGTTGGTTTAGGTGAAGCGGCAAAAGTTCTCATTATTTTTCTCGGAGTTGTTCTTTATAATGCAATGATGGTTGCGGATGCGGTGAAATTTATTCCGGATGAAATGCTTAATGTTGCTTATACTTTAGGTTCTAATCGCCGAGAAGTGTTATTTCGCGTGATCATTCCTGCAACGTTTCCGAGTGTTTTAGATACATTGCGTGTTAATATTTCTGGAGCGTGGAATTATTTAGTTATTGCTGAATTAATTGCTTCGCAAAATGGCTTAGGACATCGCATTGTACAATCGCAGCGTTTCTTACAAACTGACAAAGTTTTATTTGCGATCGCCATCATTGGAGTTATCGGTTTACTCATTGATTACAGCTTGAAATTACTTTCTAAAGCTTTAACACCTTGGGCAGATCAAACGCGTAGCTAA
- a CDS encoding GAF domain-containing protein: protein MQLPEALENVFADNSEPDAIFNALLPALCNVLQTDRCFLYLRNPHNQKGKVAYCWRRSEEIPDVIDSEWSREPESLAAEDPLFSAALQAKPSVYVEDVETANPEVVNLGFERKHFGHRALIHAHLCEDDLLWGILQPCIFGKPRVWSESDRAIITELEQRLTPLAITYVKTVGM, encoded by the coding sequence ATGCAATTACCTGAAGCTTTAGAAAACGTTTTTGCGGATAATAGCGAACCTGATGCAATTTTTAATGCATTGCTACCTGCATTATGTAATGTATTGCAAACAGATCGGTGCTTTCTGTATCTGCGCAATCCGCACAATCAAAAGGGGAAAGTAGCATACTGCTGGCGACGCAGTGAGGAAATTCCTGATGTCATAGATTCAGAATGGAGTAGAGAACCTGAATCACTCGCCGCAGAAGATCCGTTATTCTCCGCAGCGTTACAAGCTAAACCTTCTGTGTATGTAGAAGATGTTGAAACAGCAAATCCAGAAGTTGTTAATTTAGGATTTGAACGCAAACATTTTGGTCATCGTGCATTAATTCACGCTCACTTGTGCGAAGATGATTTATTGTGGGGAATTTTGCAACCGTGTATTTTTGGTAAACCTAGAGTTTGGAGTGAGAGCGATCGCGCTATTATTACAGAACTAGAACAACGATTGACACCGCTAGCAATCACTTATGTCAAGACTGTAGGGATGTAA
- a CDS encoding cysteine hydrolase family protein: protein MKQLNQSKTALICVDMQTGVFTGEGNLPHVGALEVLPKAKKVLAAAREAKIPIVHFQEVHRKEMVDFGRELDGAEPVHCLETWASTNYYWELAPIDGEFAIAKRRYSCFFGTDLEILLRGLKVDTVVLMGMMTNVCVHYTAVDAHQRDYHFHVIEDCCAGSDWDAHWAALTAMEYLQTGARIFHTDFIATLHPVAVK, encoded by the coding sequence ATGAAGCAACTAAATCAATCAAAAACAGCATTAATTTGCGTCGATATGCAAACGGGCGTATTTACTGGTGAAGGAAATCTACCGCACGTTGGCGCATTAGAAGTTCTTCCCAAAGCGAAAAAAGTTTTAGCAGCAGCGCGAGAAGCCAAAATACCAATCGTTCACTTTCAAGAAGTCCATCGTAAAGAAATGGTAGACTTTGGTAGAGAATTAGATGGTGCTGAACCTGTGCATTGTTTAGAAACTTGGGCTAGCACCAACTACTATTGGGAACTCGCACCGATTGATGGTGAGTTTGCTATTGCTAAAAGACGTTACAGTTGCTTTTTTGGAACAGATTTAGAAATTCTCCTACGTGGGTTGAAGGTTGATACTGTTGTGTTAATGGGGATGATGACAAATGTTTGCGTTCATTACACCGCAGTTGATGCGCATCAACGCGACTATCACTTTCATGTTATAGAAGATTGTTGCGCTGGTTCAGATTGGGATGCACATTGGGCGGCTTTAACAGCAATGGAATATTTACAAACAGGTGCGCGTATTTTCCATACTGATTTTATTGCCACTTTGCATCCCGTAGCAGTTAAGTGA
- a CDS encoding fatty acid desaturase, with protein MGSTIAIKAKSVDASYYLHHKKHLWNAIAITYALGSYSGAIALFLANFWLNALGVVLLTHSLIISAYLSHEFMHGTIFTERKWNAIVGNIMLWLNGGCYARFKDLTQDHIAHHINRVDFASFNLPSWMHQLPAPICRVTLALEWLHFPIISLIFQWRSILAPFWEPRRQDEQKRVITILILRSLLLIALALLSLKAVALYFLSYIGMIIVLRFVDAFQHTYEAIPVGSPLPKRDYTYEQTNTFSNVISQRYWWLNLLLLNFGYHNAHHELMKCPWHSLHELDREIFTGEEVHYVTLPQLLGNYHRFRIARIFSDQGTAIDEQGNLQLETFYGAIGVSFLVKF; from the coding sequence ATGGGATCTACCATTGCAATCAAAGCCAAATCAGTTGACGCCTCTTACTATTTGCATCATAAAAAGCATCTGTGGAATGCGATCGCAATTACTTATGCTTTAGGTAGTTACAGCGGCGCGATCGCGCTGTTCCTTGCAAATTTTTGGCTCAATGCCTTAGGAGTTGTACTACTTACCCATAGCCTGATTATTTCAGCATATCTCTCTCATGAGTTTATGCACGGCACAATCTTTACTGAGCGCAAGTGGAACGCCATAGTTGGTAATATCATGCTTTGGCTTAATGGTGGCTGCTATGCTCGATTCAAAGATTTAACTCAAGATCATATTGCTCATCACATCAATCGCGTAGACTTTGCCTCTTTTAATTTACCAAGCTGGATGCATCAACTTCCTGCACCTATTTGCCGTGTAACTTTAGCTTTAGAATGGTTGCATTTTCCGATTATTTCCTTGATCTTCCAATGGCGCAGTATTTTAGCCCCTTTTTGGGAACCCCGACGACAAGATGAACAAAAACGTGTCATTACGATACTTATTTTACGCAGTTTGTTATTAATAGCATTAGCCTTGCTTTCTCTTAAAGCTGTGGCACTTTATTTTCTCAGTTACATTGGCATGATTATTGTGCTGCGATTTGTTGATGCTTTTCAGCATACTTATGAAGCGATTCCTGTCGGTTCGCCGTTACCGAAACGAGATTACACCTACGAACAAACCAACACATTTTCTAACGTGATTTCGCAACGTTACTGGTGGCTGAACTTGTTACTTTTAAACTTTGGCTATCACAACGCACATCACGAACTGATGAAATGTCCTTGGCATAGTTTACACGAACTTGACCGCGAGATATTTACAGGCGAAGAAGTTCACTACGTTACGCTACCGCAATTATTAGGAAACTACCATCGCTTTCGGATAGCGCGAATTTTCTCGGATCAAGGGACTGCAATTGATGAACAGGGTAACTTGCAATTAGAGACGTTTTATGGTGCGATCGGTGTGTCGTTCTTAGTGAAGTTTTAA